The following nucleotide sequence is from Coffea eugenioides isolate CCC68of chromosome 10, Ceug_1.0, whole genome shotgun sequence.
GAATATCAAAACATTGGGAGAATTTTTTGGGactgatgaaaaaaaaaaagaaaaacagaaactTACCATGTTCAGGTAACGTATGGTAAAAGATTTTGGAACATAAGGTGGCAAATGCATTAATTATGAAGCTAAAAGAAGTAGTGTTAATGAtgaaaagaacaaaattttgtcaaaaaattatTTCTAACACTTCATTTAATATTGTATTATGATTACTTTTGAGTTAGGAACTGTCCATCATTACAATTCTATGCCAGATGAATTAATGATGTGAAAGCTTTCGACATGTGCACCAGTTCCAAAAGGAAGATTTCGATTCTTGCCTTGTTACATGAACCAAAATACTTTTTAGTCTACCCATAATAAATTTTGGAGTTTAAGGGATTTAAAGTATATTTCTGTTCATCTGTGAATCTCTCTATGTTGAAGaaagattaattttttggagttttggCTCGttcatttttgcaatttttatCCAATGGTGCCCTTGCGGTAATTGTTACAAGGTCTGCATATTGAAAGGGGACCTTGTATATGACCTATTGGTTTTTGTTATGTGCGCAAATAGCTAATTTGTCTCCCTTATTTACTGGGCTTCTTTGAtcccaaatctgatttgtaGCTTCCGGCGATGCTTTCTTTCATATGTGGGTCATAGTCATTGGTAATTGTTATGTAGCAAGGTATTGGTGTGACTAGCCTGCTCCATCATCATATTGGGATGCTTTTAGATGAAAGCTTTTGTGTCTAACACTATCAATTGTATAAATGGGAAGTCTGGTCCCAGGCACAACTTTCACTTTTCAGaacatttatttttcattatgaAATGCAATCTTCAGTGTCTTTTGACATTATCAAatattttggtgtgttttcttttgCCCACAGTCTCACTGGCCTTAGCTGTTTAAGCATATGGATAAAATGATACTAGACTTCTACTCCAaggatttttgtgttatttgaTTGCTTTTCTGTAGTGCAGGCAGGACGTTTCACATATACCAATCCATGAAGTAATATTTTCAACTGTTGACAAGCCCAAGCTCCTCAGTCAGGTTAATGCTTGAATGAGATAATTTATCAATTGAAGAAATTGGTGTAGTATGGCTATGGAATCTTTTAGTTCTCCATTTTGCCTCATAAGCTTATGGTTGATGAATTTCAAAAAGATTTTTGTTATATTTTAAGTTCAACACTAACTTTTCCAAATATGCATGATATCAATGCTAATATTTGACATTCCAGAGGTTCTAAGCCTCCAAAAGTGAAAGTAGTGAACTTGATTGTCCTGCTCTTCTAAGCAACAAAAACCTTTGTATATTGAGTCAAGTATACATGCAttattgcatttttttcctaataaaCCATAGTAATATTAGGACTAGGAAGTTGAAATAACTGATTGATATTAACCGAAAGAAAATAATGCAAATCTATTTGCATATACGAGGGACACATTAAGCTAAGTATCTAGTTCTCATAAAATAGCCATATATGCTGCAATTTTGAACTCTGATACTATTAGGGTTacacttttcttttgttactGAAGTCTCACGTGCCCACCAGTCCCTGAATGTAAGAATCAAACATATGCATTATATGATACATGATGTAATAGcatttagttttgttttggaATGTTGCACATAATATTTCTTTTTGGTGCATTTAAATGATTATTAGAATTCGTATTTATCTTGTTCTAATATGTCTTATATCATTGTTTGTCAAGTGTTTTGTACGAAGGGGAATTGGTGCTGTGTAATTGTGGTATCCCTAGTATGCTTAGTGGGCCAAACAGTCCTAGAAACTTTGCGACATACTACCGTATTTCAGGGTTAATGAGAATGGTACTGTATAATATTAGCATAAATTTGTTGGAATGGCTGAAAAGTCTTACGGGTTAATCATGCTTACTATATCTACTGGATATAAGATATAAATGGGTAACCATACGTTTCATCTGAGAAAATTGCTATAGGCATTAGGCACTGGATATGGTTGCTTTGATTTTGCTGATAAACATTTTGTAATGACTTTAAACTTTGTGTCCCTCTTTCCAGCTTTCAGCTTTGCTTTCTGATATTGGGCTTAACATCCGTGAAGCTCATGTGTTTTCCACAACTGATGGCTACTCTTTAGATGTTTTTGTGGTGGATGGATGGCCTGCTGAGGTAACTGTGATTTCAGTTTTAACATTTTAGCTAATATTCTAGACTCAATGCGCTGGAAGATTGCTTGGTTGAACCTGTTATGCTGATGCCATTCCTTTGTTAAATATTTCCCATATTTCATTTATAGGTACTACATCTTTTGGTTTTTGGACAAGTGATAATTGATGTATCCTTAAGCTGCATGTACAATGTGTTTATCATGTGAAACTTCTTAATGTTGGTTTTTCTGTTCATTGCTGACCACTAAAGCTTCATGATTTGCGGGGTATGACAACGGAGAGGGAGAACCATTCTTGTAACACAGCATCAGTATCTCTTGAGTTATCAATATGGATGAGTTAATTCTCATGGGACATGTTAAATCTTCATATAAGGAGCATTGTGATTATATTTCTTGTATGACAGGGATCTCTGCTGAGTCAAAATGTTGCTGACTTTGCAATCTTGTGGTCAGGATACAGAAGGCTTGACTGAAGAAATGAGAAAAGCAATAGCTAGAAATTTGGTAATTCAATTTCCTTGTGATGATATTGTTATTCTTTTGTTGTCACTACTTGTGATATGTGCCCACTtgttaaaacatgatacctatGCTTTTTGTTACCTCTTTGTGAAAATCAAATTAAAACAATGCCCTGTTCTGACTGCCATAGGGATCTTGGTCTGGCTCTACACATTCCAAGCATGCTGTGGAAAAAGCTTTACCTGTGGAAGCAAAGCCTGTTGATTGGGAAATAGATACAAGATTGCTCAAAATAGGGGAGAAAATTGCATCGGGGTCGTGTGGAGACCTGTGAGTTGACCATTTTTTCCTATATGCATAGATTGGAAGCCAAGAAAACAGAAAAGATAtttcctgtttctttttttcttttttctgtcaCTCACTCTCAACTGCAATTGAGCAAAAGGTATCGAGGAGTTTATAAAGGTCAAGAtgttgcaattaaggttctcAGATCGGAGCATTTGAATGACACCTTAGAGGATGAATTTGCTCAAGAAGTGGCTATCTTGAGGTACATGATTGTGATTGATGCGAGCCTCTGATGATTAATCTTTGCTGAGAAACCCCAAAATACTGTCCTGTCATAGTTTGGTCTGTTGAAATTTTGCGCTTTCAACAATAAGTTATTTTCAGTTCTTATTAAGATTTTGAGGACTGAGCTTAGAAAAAGAGTGACAGGCTGTGTACAGTAGCACCAGAAAGTGTGTCAATGCATCATTGGATGGTcataaaatgatgaaaaatgagttgatatttttcatttattctGTGTAGATAGCTCTCCTGAGAAGCAACATTGATGCAAACTAACCAGTTTAAGCTCGTAAATGTGGTGTATTTACAAATAATTTCCATAGCTCCTTTACATTATAGAAATTTATTTTGCTGTTTTGTCTTGCAAGAATTAAGCATCCGTACCACAATAAGACATCCTAAATTGTTACTAAAACTTGTAGTAACTTCTTTATCTAAAGGTTGGGGGCTTCAGTTGGGTTGGGGCTTAAGTATGAACGCTAATGTTATCTTACCCATGTCGAGGTAGGATTTAAGCTTTGTATTATTCAACGTGGTTGACTTGAGGTTTAAATGAAAGCTTGAATGACCAAACTCTTTTGCTTAGCAATTTGTTAAGTTTTGAGTTGAAAATTTGCATGTAACTGAGTAAGAAATGAAGCAGGTTAAGCTGGTAGTAATAAGGATCtgaaaggaaaaacaaagaaagtcATGCATGCTTTTCCTGCCTTTGAAGTAGTTAGGCAGTTAAAAATTTTTGGCGCACATTGCAGTTTGTAATTACGGCACTGTTATATCCTCAGGCAGGTTTCTTTAGAAACCTATGACATTGTTTCTTTGTTTGATACACCCTTCTCAAAACTAGGAAGATGCCATCTTGTGTTGTTCTTCAATTAGCTAAATTGCATGGGTGCAGATGTATTTTgatgattcaatttcatttACAATGTCCAAAGCAAAAGTTGTTACCAATTTGACTAATTCTACATGTTTATTTGAGTGCAGGCAAGTTCAGCATAAAAATGTTGTTCGTTTTATTGGTGCATGTACAAAATCTCCTAATTTTTGGATAGTTACAGGTACATGGCTTTGGGACTGACTAATATTTATATTCATGTCTTGTTTATCTTCTGCCATTGCTTACATTTTCTAACTGTACtcgaagaaaatgaaaaaaaaggatcTAATCATAGTTGGTTCTTAATTAAGTGAATAAAGATGTTTtctttttggttgttttgaaaattcaattGCTATCTTGTATGTATGGAACTTAGACACTTATGTTAAGATACTCCGTCTATTGCATATGGTTTTTTCATCTTCATCGTGTCTCTTTAAGTATTATGTGTTGCTTGAGTGGCGTCTATACATCATTTTGTAGTTTTGCATATTAGATAACTAAGTTAACTTATATCCTTGTTGGAATGCTTATGTAACTTGTTGACATAACTCCTGCTGCTGTGTGAAGAATTCATGCCTGGGGGGAGCCTCTATGAATATTTGCACAAGAACCATATTGTGTTGAAGCTCCCACAGCTGCTGAAGTTTGCCATCGATGTCTGCAAGGGAATGGAATACTTGCATCTAAACAACATTATCCACAGGGATCTAAAGACAGCAAATTTGCTGATGGATAGTGCCAAAGTAAGTAGTTTGAATGTGCCAATTGGATTCTTTTGATGATGGCTgtagacccaaaaaaaaaaaaaactttttcagTTAAATCCTGATACTTGTTTTTGATTTCCTATCAGGAGGAGGATTTGTTATGCCCAGTGGGGAGTGagggaagggggggggggggggagataGTGGAGGTATTTGTGCGTTTGTCatggaaaataaatttttaaaaaatcaattaGCAGTTTGTGTAGTTGTAAAGTCCCTATTGTTAGTATCTGATGATCTTACCAACCATATAGCTGGTCAGCTTTTGATGGCTTCACGATACTTATTCCTTTGATATGACTCTGAGAGTGACACCCTAGGGAGTGGATGTGATTCAAAATTACTTTCACCCAATGCAAAATGCTCTTACTTATTCAATTCTTCCCTTTAGCACTATTATCTGAATGGAATTCTATTTTGCACTTTTTGATAAAGTAATACGGTGCTTATGTTTGACTATGTGGAAAAAACTATTTATATCTTTAGCTTTTTCTCCTGGTCACTGATAGTCCTTGAATATAGCTTTTTTGGACCAGAGTTAATCTAGCcaatttcttgtcttttggatGTTAGATTTGCTGAGTTACATGCTATATTTTTGGCTATGACATGAGTGTGAAGATTTTTGGTCAGCTGCAATGTCAAAACTTGTCTTTCTCTGACCAAGTGTTGCCCGTTCTTGTTTCTTTGGATGAATATTTGCATCATTTGAAGTAATTAAGTTCTTCTACTGCCATAAATATAATGCTCTTTTGGGATGGCTGTGATGGTTGTTGTGTGATGCCCATTTAGTTTAGGTGAACTTCCAATCTAAAAATGAAATAGCAGCAGTGTGCAAATTTTAGGCATCTTTTGCTTGTATGAATAAcatgaggaaaaaaaattggggCTGGGGGGAGTATGAAATTCTTGGGATCTGACCTTAATTTCAGAATGACCAAATTTGTCTTAATGTCCTAAGAATTATATTCAGGTTAGAAGAAACTCTTGTCTATAGACAAATGCTTTTGCATTCATTGCAGTACAAATATGTAACTAAAAGATTAACTGTGGGGCCAATTTGATGTTGCTAATTTGCTGAGACCTGCATGTCTTTTAAGTAACAAACTGATTATAATACCTGGAATCTACTCATTTTATAGAGATTAAACAAACCTGCCTTTGAATATGAATGTAGAGAAATTCAAATTAGAAGGTGATAAACTTCTATTTTGAGTTATGACTCCAACAATGTGTGGTTTGAGTAAAGATTCTCCAAAAGATTGCATTCAAACTAGCAGGAATGATTTTTTTGTTGATGTTTCTTGAACCCTTGATTAGCTGTCTTGCCACCTTTTAGCATCTAGAATACACTGATCATTGTTGGACATCAATGGTTTTATTTTACATTCTAATCGGGTGATTGCATTTTACTGGTTCTTAAGTGATTCTATTTTACTCTTGCATGTCTTGGAGTTTTGCTCATCGTGCTGCTTAGTATATTACTCATGTGAGTgatcattaattttttttttttaaaggttgTTAAGGTAGCTGATTTTGGTGTTGCTCGATTTCAATCTGTTGGGGGTGTGATGACAGCTGAGACTGGAACATACAGATGGATGGCTCCCGAGGTTTGACTGCCTTGTTCTTTAAAAAGCTAATGAAGCCATCTATAGTTTATATATCATTTCCAGCTTTGCGTATACCTTTGGACTACGCATGTTGAAAAGTGTGAAGCATGCCGGAGATCCTTTTGATCTGCTTGTGGTTTTAGAGACTTGATTTGGTTCCATCCTTTCCACATAGCTATTTAAATGAAGCTGTTGCTCTGTGCAATTAATTTTTCTACCATATTGCAAATTGTTATGGTATTTCCAGTTCTTCGTGAGACAAGATTTAACATATGCCTACTGCCAGTGATTTCTtatctttgaaatgtttatataTCCATTGCCTGGAAAAGAATTTCTACACTCCATTATTCCCTTGACTTTTACTCCTCTAGTAGATTGTTCATGTTACTTCAATGGCCTAATAAGTAGTAACTACCGGGAGTTGCTTTATTTGTCTGTTTCTCTCTTACGCTGAACTGCTCGTTTTGCTTAAATTCGATCTGCTTGTTTGCAGGTTATAAACCACCAGCCATATGATCAGAAGGCAGATGTATTTAGTTTTGCGATTGTTCTTTGGGAGCTCGTGACGTCCAAGGTGCTCTGAGTTTTATCATGCTTTATAGAAAATTTTAACTTCATTGGATCGGTCTTCTCTTTGAAGATTTACAATCAGTTTGCTGTATCTGCAGATTCCATACAACACCATGA
It contains:
- the LOC113750162 gene encoding serine/threonine-protein kinase STY8-like gives rise to the protein MDLVEGVGESSSPARSFGGFGTYDIRNDVYNRLVESGNDEAVSNPELREQLDVHFNSLPASYGLDINMDRVEDVLLHQKLLSMARDPENCPVFHIRFLENFWTKGDDTEDRQILSVYPNAKPPGSDDNDGKLQLHDRNSVNDFEPCCKLEDLNLDVRKYPNEMERATPAEDFTRRQDVSHIPIHEVIFSTVDKPKLLSQLSALLSDIGLNIREAHVFSTTDGYSLDVFVVDGWPAEDTEGLTEEMRKAIARNLGSWSGSTHSKHAVEKALPVEAKPVDWEIDTRLLKIGEKIASGSCGDLYRGVYKGQDVAIKVLRSEHLNDTLEDEFAQEVAILRQVQHKNVVRFIGACTKSPNFWIVTEFMPGGSLYEYLHKNHIVLKLPQLLKFAIDVCKGMEYLHLNNIIHRDLKTANLLMDSAKVVKVADFGVARFQSVGGVMTAETGTYRWMAPEVINHQPYDQKADVFSFAIVLWELVTSKIPYNTMTPLQAALGVRQGLRPELPKDAHPKLLNMMQRCWEAIPENRPSFSNIRVQLEQLLQQEVQELPEEPNGS